In the Populus trichocarpa isolate Nisqually-1 chromosome 1, P.trichocarpa_v4.1, whole genome shotgun sequence genome, one interval contains:
- the LOC18095509 gene encoding uncharacterized protein LOC18095509 — translation MENISEASPSPSPGSSSLASLSIQMVSKSVSERLLGKFFDASQYDFDYEQSGLWSPPIPARRVFLASPAGHIYSQGEFFSELKKGKRACRRRIACFNAFWCTSRRQP, via the exons ATGGAAAATATATCTGAggcatcaccatcaccatcaccaggGAGTTCTTCCTTGGCAAGTCTAAGTATTCAAATGGTCTCGAAATCAGTCTCCGAGAGACTTCTTGGTAAGTTCTTTGATGCATCTCAATATGACTTCGATTATGAGCAAAGTGGTCTTTGGTCTCCACCAATACCTGCCAGAAGGGTTTTCTTGGCTTCACCAGCAGGCCATATTTACTCCCAAGGTGAGTTTTTCTCGGAGCtcaagaaaggaaagagagCGTGTAGAAGGCGCATTGCTTGCTTCAAT GCCTTTTGGTGCACTTCAAGACGACAACCTTGA